A genome region from Oncorhynchus gorbuscha isolate QuinsamMale2020 ecotype Even-year linkage group LG26, OgorEven_v1.0, whole genome shotgun sequence includes the following:
- the as3mt gene encoding arsenite methyltransferase, producing the protein MAECKKEHGECGNGCFVDSVIHVDVKDYYGKTLKKTSDLQSNACLAPAQPIPAFVLKALKKIHPEVTSKYYGCGLVVPECLEGCKLLDLGSGSGRDCYMLSQLVGEKGHVTGIDMTEDQLEVARKYVDHHTQEFGYQKPNVAFVQGYIEALKEAGLQENSFDIIISNCVVNLSPDKRKVLSDAYRVLKDGGELYFSDVYSSRKLSGEIKNHKVLWGECLGGALWWEDLVRFAQEVGFSPPRLVTANVITVDNMELEAILGDYQFASATYRLFKIPKISNKGSLVIYNGNITGFGESLEFDAQYTFKVDEVVEVDGEVASILSHSRFAEEFTFQPPGVPAGCGVKKPKVGTVNPFELVLQLGSATVSSATGGCCGAESSCCK; encoded by the exons ATGGCTGAATGCAAGAAAGAACACGG GGAATGTGGGAACGGCTGTTTCGTGGATTCAGTGATTCATGTGGATGTCAAG GACTACTATGGGAAGACCCTGAAGAAAACGTCTGACCTGCAGAGTAATGCCTGCTTAGCCCCGgctcagcccatcccagccttcgTCCTCAAGGCTCTGAAGAAGATCCATCCTGAAGTCACATCCAA GTACTATGGGTGTGGTCTGGTGGTCCCAGAGTGTCTGGAGGGCTGCAAGCTGCTGGACCTGGGCAGTGGCAGTGGGAGAGACTGCTACATGCTCAGCCAACTGGTCGGGGAGAAGGGCCACGTCACAGGCATCGACATGACTGAGGACCAG CTTGAGGTTGCCAGGAAGTACGTGGACCACCACACGCAGGAGTTTGGATACCAGAAGCCCAACGTGGCCTTTGTTCAGGGCTACATCGAAGCTCTAAAGGAGGCTGGACTCCAGGAGAACTCCTTCGATATCATCAT ATCCAACTGTGTGGTGAATTTGTCCCCAGACAAGAGAAAAGTATTGAGTGATGCCTACCGCGTGCTGAAg GATGGCGGAGAGCTGTACTTCAGTGATGTCTATAGTAGCCGCAAGCTCTCCGGTGAGATCAAGAATCACAAAGTCCTGTGGG GGGAGTGTTTAGGCGGAGCGCTTTGGTGGGAGGACCTAGTTCGGTTTGCTCAGGAGGTGGGATTCAGCCCCCCGCGATTGGTCACGGCCAATGTCATCACCGTGGACAACATGGAACTGGAGGCCATCCTAG GCGACTACCAGTTTGCTTCTGCCACCTACCGTCTCTTCAAGATCCCCAAAATCTCTAACAAAGGCTCTCTGGTCATATACAATGGCAACATCACTGGTTTTGGGGAGAGTCTGGAGTTTGATGCTCAGTACACATTCAAG GTGGATGAGGtagtggaggtggatggagaggtgGCCAGCATCCTCAGCCACTCCAGGTTTGCTGAGGAGTTCACTTTCCAACCGCCCGGGGTACCTGCTGGATGTGGTGTAAAGAAACCCAAG GTGGGCACGGTGAATCCCTTTGAACTGGTGCTGCAGCTGGGGAGTGCAACTGTCTCTTCTGCCACAGGGGGGTGCTGTGGCGCAGAGTCATCCTGTTGCAAGTGA
- the LOC124015455 gene encoding WW domain binding protein 1-like, which produces MNEILGVGLKMGLFLHVVAVSPSDATLDESLLHCEGLNNQSYVCESGHCCGESQCCSYYYELWWFWLVWVIIFILSCCCVCHHRRTKHRLQQQQRQHEINLIAYREAHNYTSLPFYFRFLPNSLLPDYEEVVNRPPTPPPPYSVFHTVSPLPTDPQDSLGLGHCPTIQTTPVPPVSNTLCSRPSLEEPHCIGAPTIGNNRHKADNKPQEPQDGGPGLEPQDGGPGLGPQDGGLGLGPQDGGLGLGPQDGGPGLGPQEASTEEPRGPEKSCKEPLLLGDLGGPESGAQEDKDNRGALGRRRRFTGDSGIEVCLCDRGGSTSIGSQEGKELREKDSLMGEEVEEQEGGDFCDGCGHPALGVEEEQALALDGPDSRSECRSATGSTSPPPPAMTQPTQPPVCLLLHTINELEGPPHHGNSTEPQG; this is translated from the exons ATGAACGAGATTTTAGGCGTGGGTCTTAAAATGGGATTGTTTTTGCACGTTGTCGCTGTCAGCCCCTCCGACGCGACATTAGACGAG AGCCTTCTGCACTGTGAGGGGCTGAACAACCAGAGCTACGTCTGCGAATCAGGACACTGCTGTGGGGAGTCACAGTGCTGCAGTTACTACTATGAACTCTGGT GGTTCTGGCTGGTGTGGGTCATCATCTTCATCCTGAGCTGCTGCTGCGTGTGTCACCACCGGCGCACCAAGCACcggctgcagcagcagcagcgccaGCACGAGATCAACCTCATCGCCTACCGCGAGGCGCACAACTACACCTCCCTTCCATTCTACTTCA GGTTTCTTCCAAATTCCCTCCTACCTGACTACGAGGAGGTGGTGAACcgccctcccacccctccccctccctacagTGTCTTCCATACAGTCAGCCCCCTGCCCACAGACCCACAGGACAGCCTGGGACTGGGACACTGCCCGACCATCCAGACCACTCCGGTCCCCCCAGTATCCAACACCCTCTGCTCCAGGCCGAGCCTGGAAGAGCCCCACTGCATTGGGGCTCCCACCATTGGCAACAACAGACACAAGGCAGACAATAAGCCTCAGGAGCCCCAGGATGGTGGACCAGGGCTTGAGCCCCAGGATGGTGGACCAGGGCTAGGGCCTCAGGATGGTGGATTAGGGCTAGGGCCTCAGGATGGTGGATTAGGGCTAGGGCCTCAGGATGGTGGACCAGGGCTAGGGCCCCAGGAGGCCTCTACAGAGGAGCCTAGAGGCCCAGAGAAGAGTTGCAAGGAGCCTCTGTTACTCGGGGACCTAGGGGGGCCCGAGAGCGGTGCCCAGGAGGACAAAGATAATAGGGGGGCCCTTGGGCGGCGGCGCCGATTCACGGGGGACTCTGGTATCGAGGTATGCTTATGTGATCGTGGTGGTAGTACCAGTATTGGAAGCCAGGAGGGCAAGGAGCTGAGGGAGAAGGATAGCCTAATGGGGGAGGAGGTTGAGGAGCAGGAAGGAGGAGACTTCTGTGACGGGTGCGGTCACCCCGCTCTGGGAGTAGAAGAGGAGCAGGCCCTAGCCCTGGATGGACCCGATAGTAGGTCGGAGTGCAGGTCGGCGACAGGGTCCACCTCCCCGCCACCACCCGCTATGACGCAACCCACCCAGCCCCCGGTGTGCCTGCTCCTCCACACCATCAACGAGCTTGAGGGGCCCCCTCACCATGGCAACAGCACAGAGCCCCAGGGCTAA